A window of the Listeria swaminathanii genome harbors these coding sequences:
- the rpsO gene encoding 30S ribosomal protein S15, with protein MALTQERKNEIIAEYRVHDTDTGSPEVQIAVLTAEINSLNEHVRVHKKDHHSYRGLMKMVGHRRNLLTYLRKKDVQRYRELIKRLGLRR; from the coding sequence ATGGCTTTAACTCAAGAACGCAAAAATGAAATTATTGCAGAGTACCGTGTCCATGATACAGATACTGGTTCACCAGAAGTACAAATCGCTGTATTAACTGCTGAAATCAATAGCTTAAATGAACACGTTCGCGTACACAAAAAAGATCATCACTCTTACCGTGGATTAATGAAAATGGTAGGTCACCGTCGTAACCTATTAACTTACCTACGTAAAAAAGATGTTCAACGTTACCGCGAACTTATCAAACGTTTAGGTTTACGTCGATAA
- a CDS encoding 5-formyltetrahydrofolate cyclo-ligase: MEDKRLIREKILRNLNSIDKVEHRERSIKLAEKLFLLPEWKNAKVIGITLARHPEIETETIILQAKKENKTVLIPKTYYPSRKMEFKKMDSVHPLVKTKFGILEPNELAETVAKNEIDLLIVPGVAFNKDHYRIGFGGGFYDRFLTDFEEATVSLYLYEQKMEFMPESHDKPVSILIEG; the protein is encoded by the coding sequence ATGGAAGACAAACGCCTAATTAGAGAGAAGATTTTACGTAATTTAAATAGCATCGATAAAGTAGAACATCGCGAACGTTCTATTAAATTAGCAGAAAAACTATTCTTATTACCAGAATGGAAAAATGCTAAGGTGATTGGTATAACTTTAGCAAGACATCCTGAAATTGAAACAGAAACAATTATCCTGCAAGCGAAAAAAGAAAACAAAACAGTTTTAATTCCAAAAACATATTATCCTAGCAGAAAAATGGAATTTAAAAAGATGGATTCCGTACATCCACTTGTAAAAACAAAGTTCGGTATTTTAGAACCTAATGAATTAGCGGAGACGGTGGCTAAAAATGAGATCGACTTACTAATCGTTCCAGGTGTTGCTTTCAATAAAGACCACTATAGAATCGGCTTTGGCGGCGGATTTTACGACAGGTTCCTAACTGATTTTGAAGAGGCGACAGTATCTTTATACTTATATGAACAAAAAATGGAGTTTATGCCAGAAAGCCATGATAAACCAGTTTCTATCTTAATTGAAGGATAA
- the truB gene encoding tRNA pseudouridine(55) synthase TruB yields the protein MNGIIPLWKERGMTSHDCVFKLRKILHTKKVGHTGTLDPEVEGVLPICIGRATKLAEYVTDEGKVYVAEITLGKSTTTEDATGETVMTKELAEISAAELQAALTKLTGKITQIPPMFSAVKVNGKKLYEYARAGIEVERPSRQVDIYSLTRLDGDTTLNATNPTFQLEIACGKGTYIRTLAVMIGELLGYPAHMSKLERTRSGFFQKEDCLTLAEIDEMMQANDSGFLYPLEKGIESMAKLVIDEETHAKVLNGGLLPKSVFAAVENEPRAALIFNDKLTAIYKPHPEKKDLWKPEKVIELHQA from the coding sequence ATGAACGGCATTATCCCACTGTGGAAAGAACGCGGGATGACAAGTCATGATTGCGTTTTTAAATTAAGAAAAATTTTACATACAAAAAAGGTTGGACACACTGGTACGCTTGATCCGGAAGTAGAAGGTGTGCTACCAATTTGTATTGGCCGCGCAACAAAACTCGCGGAATATGTGACCGATGAAGGTAAAGTGTATGTTGCAGAAATAACGCTAGGCAAATCAACTACAACAGAAGATGCGACTGGTGAAACGGTTATGACCAAAGAGCTAGCAGAAATTTCCGCAGCAGAACTTCAAGCGGCACTTACAAAACTCACAGGAAAAATCACCCAAATCCCACCAATGTTTTCTGCTGTAAAAGTTAATGGTAAGAAATTGTATGAATATGCAAGAGCTGGTATAGAGGTAGAACGACCATCCAGACAAGTGGATATTTATTCGTTAACACGTTTAGATGGCGACACAACGCTAAATGCAACGAATCCAACATTTCAATTAGAAATTGCTTGTGGAAAAGGTACTTACATCCGCACACTCGCAGTTATGATCGGCGAACTACTAGGCTACCCAGCGCACATGTCCAAACTAGAACGAACTCGCAGCGGCTTTTTCCAAAAAGAAGATTGCTTGACGCTCGCAGAAATTGACGAAATGATGCAAGCGAATGATAGCGGCTTTTTATATCCACTTGAAAAAGGCATTGAATCGATGGCCAAACTTGTCATTGACGAAGAAACTCACGCAAAAGTACTAAATGGCGGACTTTTACCAAAATCAGTCTTTGCTGCAGTGGAAAATGAACCTCGTGCAGCGCTCATTTTTAATGATAAATTAACCGCAATTTATAAACCTCATCCAGAGAAAAAAGACCTTTGGAAACCAGAGAAGGTTATCGAGTTACATCAAGCGTAG
- a CDS encoding rhomboid family intramembrane serine protease, translating into MSFQEQYVFWRLTNYFLGVEKYRLIHLHEEKQELWLENTSQKKRPVIRIQMKELSWANVVERDVTHTLHVTENLRKQMGRLKLPLVNIYITPFEPMGDISPFFGQAIASPNEKVKLENILLANEQMREHLDILIETLELPEEAFILPDEITKELVSKEREQVIAYITTKVNEEQKVARNSKPIVTFTFIGLLIAAFLWIAFQGGTANSFNLIKWGGKFNPLIYAGEWWRFISPIFLHSGLMHLASNAIMLYIVGAWAERIYGKWRYILILLLGGICGNIASFALNMNLSVGASTAVFAVMGALLYLVVLKPNLYAKTIGVSIASLVAINLLIDVFSTQIDIAGHIGGLVGGFLLAGALSLPKQFFHWRRIAYGISLLAVTILFLYFGYQKGERPYDPMQANVAVQQYLQEQNEKEATKITDTLIASGSADGYSYTYAASMALQNKQVDKAEAMAKEAISMDKDIPEAHYYLSVCYRLKGDMPNAIKEANSARQLSSNPFFDSYYDELENIKE; encoded by the coding sequence TTGAGCTTCCAAGAACAATATGTCTTCTGGCGCCTAACTAATTATTTCTTGGGTGTTGAAAAATACCGTTTAATCCATCTTCATGAGGAGAAACAAGAACTTTGGTTAGAAAATACAAGCCAGAAAAAGAGACCAGTCATTCGTATCCAAATGAAAGAACTAAGTTGGGCTAATGTGGTGGAACGCGATGTGACACACACTTTACATGTTACTGAAAATCTTCGTAAGCAAATGGGGCGCTTGAAACTGCCTCTTGTGAATATTTATATAACACCATTTGAACCAATGGGTGATATTTCGCCTTTTTTTGGACAGGCCATTGCATCTCCAAATGAAAAAGTGAAACTAGAAAATATTTTACTAGCGAACGAACAGATGAGAGAGCATCTAGATATACTTATTGAAACCTTAGAATTACCCGAAGAAGCTTTTATACTTCCAGATGAAATAACAAAAGAACTAGTATCAAAAGAGCGAGAACAAGTAATCGCATATATAACTACCAAAGTAAATGAAGAACAAAAAGTTGCCAGAAATTCAAAACCAATCGTTACATTTACTTTCATTGGACTTTTAATCGCAGCATTTTTGTGGATAGCTTTCCAAGGCGGAACGGCGAATTCGTTCAACTTAATTAAATGGGGTGGGAAATTCAATCCACTTATTTATGCAGGTGAATGGTGGCGCTTTATTTCACCAATCTTCCTCCACAGCGGATTAATGCATTTAGCCTCCAATGCGATTATGTTATACATTGTTGGTGCATGGGCAGAGCGTATTTATGGTAAATGGCGTTATATCCTAATTCTTCTTCTAGGAGGGATTTGCGGAAATATAGCCAGCTTTGCGCTAAATATGAATTTATCTGTTGGTGCCAGTACCGCAGTCTTTGCTGTAATGGGAGCACTACTTTATTTAGTTGTTTTAAAACCAAATCTATATGCAAAAACAATTGGTGTCAGTATTGCCTCGCTTGTCGCAATCAATTTGCTAATCGATGTATTCTCTACGCAAATTGATATTGCTGGACATATTGGTGGATTAGTTGGTGGTTTCTTGCTTGCGGGCGCGTTATCACTACCAAAACAATTTTTCCATTGGCGCCGAATTGCATACGGTATTTCTTTATTAGCAGTAACGATTTTATTTTTATATTTTGGCTACCAAAAAGGAGAACGACCATACGATCCAATGCAAGCTAATGTAGCTGTGCAGCAATATCTGCAAGAACAAAATGAAAAAGAAGCAACGAAAATCACAGATACTCTAATTGCAAGCGGAAGCGCTGATGGCTACTCCTATACTTATGCCGCATCTATGGCTTTACAAAACAAGCAAGTAGATAAGGCGGAAGCGATGGCTAAAGAAGCAATTAGTATGGATAAAGACATCCCAGAGGCCCATTATTATTTATCCGTTTGCTACAGATTAAAAGGCGATATGCCGAATGCGATTAAAGAAGCAAACAGTGCCAGACAGTTATCGAGCAATCCATTTTTTGATTCTTATTACGATGAGTTAGAAAATATCAAAGAATAA
- the rpmG gene encoding 50S ribosomal protein L33, with protein MRVNITLECTECGDRNYITTKNKRENPERIELKKYCPRLRRVTLHRETK; from the coding sequence ATGCGCGTTAATATTACTTTAGAATGCACTGAATGCGGTGATCGTAATTATATCACTACTAAAAATAAGCGTGAAAATCCGGAACGTATTGAATTAAAAAAATATTGTCCAAGATTGCGCCGTGTAACTTTACACCGCGAAACTAAGTAA
- the pnp gene encoding polyribonucleotide nucleotidyltransferase has product MSEKQVFSTEWAGKTLSVEVGQLAKQASGAALIRYGDTVVLTAAVGSKKPRPGDFFPLTVNYEEKMYSVGKVPGGFLKREGRPSDRATLTARLIDRPIRPLFAEGFRNEVQITSTVFSVDQDCSPEMAAMLGSSVALVISDIPFEGPIAGVDVGRIDGKYVINPTIEQAEKSDISLTVAGTYDAINMVEAGAKEVSEEAMLEAIMFGHEEIKRLCEFQQQIIAAVGKEKREIELFVSDPELEAEVKAASEGKMKTAIKTEEKKAREAAIDDVKEEILESYKAKELENESEILSEVAHILEMIEKDEMRRLISQDKIRPDGRKVNEIRPLSSEVGMLPRVHGSGLFTRGQTQALSVCTLAPLREHQIIDGLGTEEYKRFMHHYNFPQFSVGETGPRRAPGRREIGHGALGERALQYVIPSEEEFPYTIRLVSEVLESNGSSSQASICGSTLAMLDAGVPIKAPVAGIAMGLVKLGDDYTILSDIQGMEDHFGDMDFKVAGTKDGITALQMDIKIDGLSRQILDEALTQAKEGRLHILEHLTSTISAPREELSAYAPKIITLNIKPEKIKDVIGPGGKQINAIIEETGVKIDIEQDGTVYIASQDQAMNRKAIAIIEDIVREVVVGEVYTGKVRRIEKFGAFVELFKGTDGLVHISELAHERVGKVEDILKLGDEVTVKVIEVDQQGRVNLSRKALLEKKEQPEGDKKPQAEKKFYPKTKKPESK; this is encoded by the coding sequence ATGTCTGAAAAACAAGTGTTTTCAACAGAATGGGCAGGTAAAACATTATCTGTTGAAGTAGGTCAATTAGCAAAACAAGCAAGCGGGGCAGCATTAATTCGTTATGGTGATACTGTCGTTTTAACAGCAGCAGTAGGTTCTAAAAAACCACGTCCAGGTGACTTTTTCCCACTAACAGTTAACTATGAAGAAAAAATGTATTCCGTTGGTAAAGTTCCCGGTGGATTCTTAAAACGTGAAGGACGTCCAAGCGACCGTGCAACATTAACTGCACGCCTAATTGACCGTCCAATCCGTCCATTATTTGCAGAAGGTTTCCGTAATGAAGTTCAAATTACTTCTACTGTTTTCAGTGTGGATCAAGATTGTTCTCCAGAAATGGCAGCAATGCTTGGATCTTCTGTAGCATTAGTTATTTCTGATATTCCATTTGAAGGACCAATCGCTGGTGTTGACGTTGGTCGTATTGACGGGAAATACGTTATTAACCCAACAATCGAGCAAGCAGAAAAAAGCGATATTAGCTTAACTGTTGCAGGAACTTATGATGCTATCAACATGGTAGAAGCTGGAGCGAAAGAAGTTTCAGAAGAAGCAATGCTAGAAGCAATCATGTTTGGTCACGAAGAAATTAAACGTCTTTGTGAATTCCAACAACAAATCATCGCTGCCGTTGGTAAAGAAAAACGCGAAATCGAACTTTTTGTTAGCGATCCTGAACTTGAAGCAGAAGTAAAAGCAGCAAGTGAAGGCAAAATGAAAACAGCTATCAAAACAGAAGAGAAAAAAGCGCGTGAAGCTGCAATTGATGATGTAAAAGAAGAAATTTTAGAAAGCTATAAAGCGAAAGAATTAGAAAATGAATCTGAAATTCTTAGCGAAGTAGCTCATATTCTTGAAATGATTGAAAAAGACGAAATGCGTCGTCTAATTTCTCAAGACAAAATCCGTCCAGATGGCCGTAAAGTAAACGAAATTCGCCCGCTTTCTTCTGAAGTTGGCATGCTTCCACGTGTCCATGGTTCTGGTTTATTCACTCGTGGCCAAACACAAGCTCTAAGCGTATGTACTCTGGCACCGCTTCGTGAACACCAAATCATTGATGGTCTAGGAACAGAAGAATATAAACGCTTTATGCACCATTACAATTTCCCGCAATTCAGTGTTGGAGAAACTGGTCCTCGTCGTGCCCCGGGTCGTCGTGAAATCGGTCACGGTGCATTAGGTGAACGTGCATTGCAATATGTTATTCCTTCCGAAGAGGAATTCCCATACACAATCCGTTTAGTATCAGAAGTTCTTGAATCTAACGGATCTAGCTCTCAAGCAAGTATTTGTGGTTCTACACTTGCAATGCTTGACGCTGGTGTTCCAATTAAAGCACCAGTTGCAGGTATCGCGATGGGTCTTGTAAAACTTGGCGATGACTACACAATCCTTTCTGATATCCAAGGTATGGAAGATCACTTTGGCGATATGGACTTTAAAGTTGCTGGTACAAAAGACGGTATTACAGCACTTCAAATGGACATCAAAATCGATGGCTTGAGCCGTCAAATTTTGGACGAAGCATTAACACAAGCAAAAGAAGGACGCTTACACATTCTAGAACACTTAACTAGCACAATTAGCGCACCTCGTGAAGAACTTTCTGCTTATGCTCCAAAAATTATTACACTTAACATCAAACCAGAGAAAATTAAAGATGTTATCGGACCTGGTGGAAAACAAATCAATGCAATCATCGAAGAAACTGGCGTAAAAATTGATATCGAACAAGATGGTACAGTTTACATTGCTTCCCAAGATCAAGCAATGAACCGTAAAGCTATTGCCATCATCGAAGACATCGTTCGTGAAGTAGTAGTCGGAGAAGTTTACACTGGTAAAGTTCGTCGTATCGAAAAATTTGGCGCATTTGTTGAATTATTCAAAGGTACAGACGGTTTAGTCCATATCTCTGAATTAGCACATGAACGTGTTGGTAAAGTAGAAGATATCCTTAAACTTGGCGATGAAGTTACTGTTAAAGTTATCGAAGTAGACCAACAAGGTCGCGTTAACTTATCACGTAAAGCTTTGCTTGAGAAAAAAGAACAACCAGAAGGCGACAAAAAACCACAAGCAGAGAAAAAATTCTACCCAAAAACGAAAAAACCAGAATCTAAATAA
- the rsgA gene encoding ribosome small subunit-dependent GTPase A codes for MILETYGFTSFFKEQDIATTSSYGRVTAVFRDYYRVITEDGEFLASLKRGNFYELSATALPAVGDFVEVSNEAQILSVLERKTVFTRMNKDSEEQLIAANFDYALIVMSLNYDFNLNRLERYLTVAWDSGATPIIILTKADLAEDLASYAQQLETVAYGVPAYYVDNLSHNGFEALERDLKPNSTLVLLGSSGVGKSSFINSLAGADLMKTAGIREDDSKGKHTTTHREMHLLDNGWIVIDTPGMREFGVGLNQAGLETTFSDVEALAEGCRFHDCSHTQEPGCAVQVALDDGSLSMQHYENWLKLQREMAYHARKNSPALAKQELDRRKVIQKSMRKHIKTRPKK; via the coding sequence TTGATACTAGAAACATATGGTTTTACAAGTTTTTTTAAAGAGCAAGACATAGCTACTACCTCCTCTTATGGTAGAGTTACTGCGGTTTTCAGAGATTATTACCGAGTGATTACTGAAGATGGTGAATTTTTAGCCTCACTCAAGCGTGGGAATTTTTATGAATTATCCGCTACTGCCCTGCCTGCAGTTGGTGATTTTGTAGAAGTTAGCAATGAAGCGCAAATTCTCTCGGTATTAGAGCGAAAAACGGTTTTTACTCGAATGAATAAGGATTCAGAGGAACAGTTGATTGCGGCGAATTTTGATTATGCGCTTATTGTGATGAGTTTAAATTATGACTTTAATTTGAATCGTTTAGAACGATATTTAACGGTCGCTTGGGATAGTGGCGCTACGCCGATTATCATTTTAACCAAAGCAGACTTAGCAGAAGATTTAGCTTCCTATGCTCAGCAGCTTGAAACTGTCGCTTATGGCGTTCCAGCATATTATGTGGATAATTTATCGCATAATGGTTTTGAAGCTTTAGAACGCGATTTGAAGCCTAATAGCACCCTTGTTTTACTTGGATCTTCTGGTGTTGGCAAATCTTCCTTTATTAATTCACTTGCTGGTGCTGATTTAATGAAAACTGCTGGTATTCGCGAAGATGACAGTAAAGGAAAACATACTACTACGCACCGAGAAATGCATTTGCTTGATAATGGTTGGATTGTGATTGATACGCCGGGAATGCGCGAATTCGGGGTTGGTTTGAATCAAGCCGGGTTAGAGACAACTTTTTCAGATGTAGAGGCATTAGCCGAGGGATGTCGTTTCCATGATTGCTCCCATACACAAGAACCTGGTTGCGCTGTTCAAGTTGCTTTAGATGATGGCAGTTTATCTATGCAACACTACGAAAACTGGTTGAAATTGCAGCGTGAAATGGCTTATCATGCGCGAAAAAACAGCCCTGCTCTTGCTAAACAAGAACTTGACCGCAGGAAAGTTATTCAAAAATCAATGCGAAAACATATTAAAACCCGTCCAAAAAAATAG
- a CDS encoding YqgU-like beta propeller domain-containing protein, producing MKKSNAFLLITLLMGLVFISFGCSEEKETPKKTTKEVQGVEIKTKEFQRVVGWLSKDSVLLQTKKSGVTYFDELNIYNKKKRAIFNTKESISEVQISPDYRNILLYSAESDKKATMRIIALNDGSTVSSRATKPLTTTFYWNDESPEKIMFVTYSPEWDFQIENWDYTLNQVDKIELASPFISWYGDNLVISNNKDKRDDEIGNLYLQDIRDKATKNLIVANIMQFAVHDNVLLTIEKSSDEKLLYDFRTIGFQNFYSYSAAREYDELGTFVPYFDTNFDKNTFLTFVPYKSAKIGSGQKEYKLVKIDPTNNKESTVLDLMDNQPLLSYETGDLVLYGYLFDKVIDTKTGKMYNLINTPNKSF from the coding sequence ATGAAAAAATCAAATGCTTTTTTGCTAATTACCTTATTGATGGGATTGGTTTTTATCTCTTTTGGTTGCTCGGAGGAAAAAGAAACGCCAAAAAAGACTACAAAAGAAGTGCAAGGTGTTGAAATTAAAACTAAAGAATTCCAGCGAGTAGTTGGTTGGCTGTCAAAAGATTCTGTTTTGCTGCAAACTAAAAAGTCTGGAGTTACGTATTTTGATGAATTGAATATTTATAATAAGAAGAAACGTGCTATTTTTAATACAAAGGAGTCTATTTCTGAGGTCCAAATTAGTCCAGATTATCGTAACATCTTGCTATATTCTGCTGAATCAGATAAAAAAGCGACGATGCGAATAATTGCTTTGAATGACGGTTCAACTGTATCATCTCGGGCGACAAAGCCATTAACAACCACGTTTTATTGGAATGATGAATCACCGGAAAAGATAATGTTTGTCACGTATAGCCCGGAATGGGATTTTCAAATAGAAAATTGGGACTATACTTTAAATCAAGTGGATAAAATTGAGTTAGCATCACCATTTATTTCATGGTATGGCGATAATTTGGTAATTTCGAATAACAAAGATAAACGAGACGATGAGATAGGCAATCTCTATTTGCAAGATATTAGAGATAAAGCTACTAAAAATTTAATCGTAGCCAATATTATGCAATTCGCTGTACATGATAATGTGCTACTAACTATTGAGAAATCTTCTGATGAAAAACTATTGTATGATTTTAGGACGATTGGATTTCAAAATTTCTATTCTTATAGTGCTGCACGTGAGTATGATGAATTAGGCACATTTGTCCCGTATTTTGATACAAACTTTGATAAAAATACCTTTTTAACATTTGTTCCATATAAAAGCGCTAAAATTGGTAGCGGACAAAAAGAATATAAGTTGGTAAAAATTGATCCTACGAATAATAAAGAATCGACCGTGTTGGATTTAATGGATAATCAGCCTCTTTTATCCTATGAAACAGGAGATTTGGTGCTTTATGGTTATTTATTTGATAAAGTTATCGATACCAAAACTGGCAAAATGTATAATTTAATTAACACACCAAATAAATCTTTTTAA
- a CDS encoding ROK family glucokinase, translating into MNKKLIGVDLGGTTAKLAILTKEGDIEEKWTIDTNIEDKGAHIVKNIGDSINQKLTDLQLDNDTFYGIGMGTPGTVNYETGTVKGAYNLGWAEEQNVSEDLENITGLKIILDNDANVAALGERWKGAGEGGANVVFVTLGTGVGGGIFAEGKILHGIRGAAGEIGHVTVVPENGYDCTCGKKGCLETVASATGIVRVAKDLAKEFTGNSALKDAIDKNETITSKLIFELGAENDALANETIDKISFYLALALSHIGNMLNPEKIIIGGGVSAAGDQLLTPVKTYFETMVFPAVKESTKLSIATKGNDAGIIGAAWLALPNED; encoded by the coding sequence ATGAACAAAAAATTAATTGGTGTAGATTTAGGCGGGACAACAGCAAAATTAGCTATTTTAACAAAAGAAGGCGACATTGAAGAAAAATGGACTATTGACACAAACATTGAAGACAAAGGTGCTCATATTGTAAAAAATATCGGGGACTCGATCAATCAAAAATTAACGGATTTACAACTTGATAATGATACTTTTTATGGTATTGGCATGGGAACACCAGGAACAGTTAATTATGAAACTGGAACAGTGAAAGGTGCATACAACTTAGGTTGGGCTGAAGAACAAAACGTTAGTGAAGATTTAGAAAATATTACTGGTTTAAAAATAATATTAGATAATGATGCGAATGTTGCGGCCCTTGGTGAACGCTGGAAAGGTGCAGGAGAAGGTGGCGCAAATGTTGTGTTCGTAACTCTTGGAACAGGCGTTGGCGGCGGGATTTTTGCAGAAGGTAAAATTTTACATGGTATCCGTGGTGCAGCAGGTGAAATCGGCCATGTAACAGTGGTTCCGGAAAATGGTTATGATTGTACTTGTGGTAAAAAAGGTTGTTTAGAAACTGTAGCATCTGCAACTGGGATTGTTCGTGTAGCTAAAGATTTAGCGAAAGAATTTACTGGTAACTCAGCACTCAAGGACGCTATAGACAAAAATGAAACAATTACTTCTAAATTGATTTTTGAACTAGGTGCAGAGAATGATGCTCTAGCAAATGAAACTATTGACAAAATTTCTTTCTATTTGGCTTTAGCGCTTAGTCATATTGGAAATATGTTAAACCCTGAGAAAATTATTATCGGCGGGGGCGTTTCAGCAGCAGGCGATCAGCTATTAACACCGGTTAAAACTTATTTTGAAACAATGGTTTTCCCAGCAGTTAAAGAATCCACTAAATTATCTATTGCGACAAAAGGGAATGACGCAGGGATAATTGGAGCTGCATGGTTAGCACTACCAAATGAAGATTAA
- a CDS encoding YqgQ family protein produces MKTVYDVAQLLRKHGIIVYLGKRQYDIEMMEYEVTELFKHNILDREIFARARSILKQELIKEQRKNSSLN; encoded by the coding sequence GTGAAAACAGTTTATGATGTTGCCCAATTACTTAGAAAGCATGGCATTATTGTTTATTTAGGGAAGCGACAATATGACATCGAAATGATGGAATATGAGGTTACAGAACTTTTTAAACATAATATATTAGATAGAGAAATTTTTGCTAGAGCTAGAAGTATATTGAAACAAGAATTAATCAAAGAACAACGAAAAAATAGTAGTTTAAATTAA
- a CDS encoding bifunctional riboflavin kinase/FAD synthetase, translated as MKTIYLHHPITTDEWTDVKKVMALGFFDGVHLGHQAVIKQAKKIAKQKGLQTAVLTFDPHPSVVLSNIRKQVKYLTPLEDKAEKMADLGVDIMYVVRFTTQFSEISPQDFVDNYLVALNVEHVVAGFDYSYGKKGEGKMNDLANYAKGRFEVTVVDKQTAASDKISSTNIRRAITEGELEEANQLLGYPYTTKGTVIHGDKRGRTIGFPTANILVNEDYLIPKLGVYAVKFRVNGETHLGMASIGYNITFKDDQALSIEVYILDFHREIYGEEAEIEWYQFFRPELKFNGVEGLIAQLEKDEQDTRAFFAKLED; from the coding sequence ATGAAGACGATATACTTACATCATCCGATTACAACGGACGAGTGGACAGATGTGAAAAAAGTGATGGCGCTCGGCTTTTTCGATGGCGTTCATTTAGGACATCAAGCAGTTATTAAACAAGCGAAAAAAATCGCTAAACAAAAAGGCCTTCAAACCGCCGTTTTAACTTTTGATCCGCATCCATCTGTCGTTTTAAGCAATATCCGCAAACAAGTAAAATATCTTACTCCACTGGAAGATAAAGCTGAAAAAATGGCGGACCTTGGCGTAGATATTATGTATGTAGTTCGCTTTACAACGCAGTTTTCAGAAATATCCCCACAAGACTTTGTTGATAATTACTTAGTTGCTTTAAATGTGGAACACGTCGTAGCAGGTTTCGATTATTCATACGGCAAAAAAGGTGAAGGCAAAATGAACGATTTAGCGAACTATGCAAAAGGTCGTTTTGAGGTCACTGTAGTCGACAAACAAACAGCTGCTAGTGATAAAATAAGCTCGACCAACATTAGACGCGCCATTACAGAAGGCGAACTAGAAGAAGCAAATCAATTATTAGGCTATCCGTACACAACGAAAGGAACTGTCATTCACGGGGATAAACGCGGCAGAACAATTGGTTTTCCAACAGCGAATATTTTAGTGAATGAAGATTACTTAATTCCAAAACTCGGTGTCTACGCAGTGAAATTCCGTGTAAACGGTGAAACGCACTTAGGCATGGCGAGCATTGGCTATAACATCACATTTAAAGATGACCAAGCCCTTTCCATCGAAGTGTATATTCTAGATTTCCACCGCGAAATTTACGGCGAAGAAGCAGAAATTGAATGGTATCAATTTTTCCGCCCAGAGCTTAAATTTAATGGCGTAGAAGGTCTGATTGCTCAGCTAGAAAAAGACGAACAAGATACAAGAGCTTTTTTTGCTAAATTAGAAGATTAA
- a CDS encoding endolytic transglycosylase MltG, with protein sequence MKKNLRMLALGFLISAVVLLVYNQFFSTQTKADETKAASTKAGSDENSSTWKTKYEKLLAEQEVEKAKETEAKKKADDAAKKKAEEAKKVKSYTLTISSGDPSSKAGDELQANGIVKSSSDFDKYLRDNNYEKYIRDGSYTLKSDMSYETIAKILAHKN encoded by the coding sequence GTGAAGAAAAACTTACGGATGTTGGCGCTAGGTTTCTTAATATCTGCTGTTGTCTTACTGGTTTATAATCAGTTTTTCTCGACTCAGACTAAAGCAGATGAAACAAAAGCCGCATCAACAAAAGCTGGTTCTGATGAAAATTCAAGCACATGGAAAACCAAATACGAAAAATTATTAGCTGAGCAAGAAGTGGAAAAAGCAAAAGAAACTGAAGCGAAGAAAAAAGCAGATGACGCTGCTAAAAAGAAAGCTGAAGAAGCGAAAAAAGTTAAAAGTTATACTTTAACAATTTCTAGTGGAGATCCATCTTCTAAAGCTGGTGATGAACTTCAAGCAAATGGTATTGTTAAGAGTTCTTCAGATTTCGATAAATACTTACGAGACAATAATTACGAAAAGTACATTCGTGATGGTAGCTATACTCTCAAAAGTGATATGAGCTATGAAACAATTGCTAAAATTTTAGCACATAAAAATTAA